A section of the Oryza sativa Japonica Group chromosome 1, ASM3414082v1 genome encodes:
- the LOC107278089 gene encoding uncharacterized protein: MRRSIEAIHVRTDYDDCRRKGHGHGAMRMQDELARTKTRWPTPAQLEMIERMKEEEEDDEIVASDNRTPSVVETKVQVPEIVEQNVVERDERLRTSDDNDDYEDEPIVRRDGHGGGGGGRRAYGDIGGYHGSKGRWPREPEVEKLEREKEMLKYGIMSKPTTTRKVKIVHRMIRPPNQYGAAGSAPPPTAGGGHQPATSSYLRPIYYHY, encoded by the exons ATGAGAAGGTCGATCGAGGCGATCCACGTCCGCACCGACTACGATGATTGCAGGAGGAAGGGTCACGGTCACGGCGCCATGAGGATGCAGGACGAGCTTGCCCGCACCAAGACCAGGTGGCCCACCCCCGCCCAGCTTGAGATGATAGAGAGaatgaaggaggaggaggaggacgacgaaaTTGTAGCGTCG GACAATCGGACGCCATCCGTGGTGGAGACGAAGGTGCAGGTGCCGGAGATCGTCGAACAGAACGTCGTTGAAAGAGATGAGCGGCTGCGCACCAGCGATGACAACGACGACTACGAAGACGAACCCATAGTGAGGAGAgacgggcacggcggcggcggcggcggcaggagggcgTACGGCGACATCGGCGGGTACCACGGCAGCAAGGGCAGGTGGCCGCGCGAGCCCGAAGTGGAGAAGCtcgagagggagaaggagatgCTAAAGTATGGCATTATGTCCAAACCGACCACCACCAGAAAGGTGAAGATCGTCCACAGGATGATCCGGCCGCCGAACCAGTATGGCGCCGCCGGCAGTGCACCACCACCAACAGCaggaggaggccaccagccagcTACCAGTAGCTACCTACGGCCCATATACTACCACTACTAG
- the LOC4324459 gene encoding uncharacterized protein, whose product MTEYYSSTVDECYETTGRQHGHGHGHGHGHGHGHGGMRVESHTDDYYSEGGEIDRGRRNNSMHSQEYLMRQQSGHGGYGYGGGQQQEYYKREEREHKQRERVGEIGALASGAFALYEGHQAKKDPANAQRHRIEQGVAAVAAVGAGGYAYHEHREQKQASYGAKEQQYGYARMPQQQGYYCN is encoded by the exons ATGACGGAGTACTACTCCAGCACCGTGGACGAGTGCTACGAGACCACCGGCAGGCAGCACGGCCACGGGCACGGCCACGGTCACGGGCACGGGCACGGGCATGGTGGCATGAGGGTGGAGTCCCACACCGACGACTACTACAGCGAGGGCGGCGAGATCGACCGTGGGAGGAGGAACAACTCCATGCACTCGCAGGAGTACCTGATGAGGCAGCAGAGCGGCCATGGCGGctacggctacggcggcggccagcAGCAGGAGTACTACAAGCGGGAGGAGCGCGAGCACAAGCAGCGCGAGCGCGTCGGCGAGATCGGCGCCCTCGCCAGCGGCGCCTTCGCTCTC TATGAGGGGCACCAGGCGAAGAAGGACCCGGCGAACGCGCAGAGGCACAGGATCGAGcagggcgtggcggcggtggcggcggtgggcgccgGCGGCTACGCCTACCACGAGCACCGCGAGCAGAAGCAGGCCAGCTACGGCGCCAAGGAGCAGCAGTACGGCTACGCCAGGATGCCGCAGCAGCAGGGCTACTACTGCAACTGA